TCCAGGCTGTCGACCACGCGGATCGAGACGATCAAATCCAAATATTCCGTCCGCCAATCCTCTTCCGTGGCGGGCATGGCGCTCGGGATCTGCTGGCAGGTCATGGGATCTCCGCGGATTTCCACCTTGGCGGCCTCGTAAGCACGGGCGATGGCCGGTAAAAATTGGCCCGCCACTTTTCGGTGGACCAAAAGGGTTTCCATCGCATTGCAGACCCCTGGCCGCTGCACTTTGGCGTTAAACGCAATGCGCTCCGCCATAGCCAGGTCGGCGTTCTCATCGACATACACGTGACAGACGCCCTTTCCGTGGCCGAGAACCGGGACGGACGCATTCTTCATGACGTGCTGGATCATCTCCTCCGATCCCCGCGCGATCACCAGATCCACCAGCTGGTTTAAGCGAATCAACTCCATAATGCTTTCCCGGTTGGTGTCTTCCAACAGTTGAATCGCCCCGTCAGGAATTTTCGCGGCCTGGGCCGCCTTGATGAGCACATGGACCAGAGCGCGATTGGAATTGATCGCTTCAGACCCCCCGCGCAAAAGCACCGCGTTGCCTGACTTTAAGCAAAGCGCGGCCGCCTCGACCGTCACATTCGGGCGGGACTCATAAATCATGGCAAGCACACCCAGAGGGACACGGACTTTCTCAATCTGAATGCCGCTCGGCCTTTTCCAGGTTTCAAGGATTTCCCCCACCGGATCGGCCTGGCCAGCGATTTCTCTTAAACTTTGCGCCATCCCTTCGACACTTTCTGGAGTCAATTTTAAGCGATCGATCAACGCGCTGTTCAATCCCGCCTGGGTAGCGGCTTCCACGTCGATTTCGTTATGAAAAAGGATGTCTTTAGACGCGGCCGTTAAAGCCTCCGCCATCGACTCCAGGGCGCGCTTCTTGTCATCAGCGGCGAGAAGCATTAAACGGCGACTGGCGGCTTTGGCCAAAAGAGCCTGCCGCGTCACCCGCTCGGCGATCGGAGAGAGAGAAGTCATATCGACTCCGATTCTACAAAAATTCCTTGTGCCGAACCGACGCAGGGACCAATAAGCTAAGATAGTTTGAGGAGGATCCGCATGTTGAAAAAGTTTTATCTGTTGATTGTGACGGTGGGGCTGTCCAGCGGGGTGGCATCCGCCCAGAGCGCCGACACCCAGAAGGCGATGGCGCGCATTGGCCAAACCGTTTTGACGGAGACCCAGATGCGCAACGACTTAGGGGTCGCTCTCTACGAAGCGGAGAATACTCTCTATCAGGTTGAAAAGAACTGGATTGATCAGCAGGCCAAGGTTCTGCTTTTTCAGCGAGCCGCCACCGAGGCGGGTTTAGCCGTGGAAGCCTGGCGGGCCCGCGAAATCGACGGGGCCGTCACGCCGCCGTCTCAAACGGAGATCCATCAGCTCCTGGAGCGTGTTCCGGCCAACCAGCGCGCGTCGACCGAGACGGTGCATCAGGCCACGCAACAACTCACTTACCAGAAACGATTACAAAAGGAAAATGAACTTTATCAGCAACTCTCAGCAAAATATCCGATTGAGGTTTTTCTTTCCAAGCCGGTCCCCCCGCACATTAACGTATCGTATGCGCCGGATGACCCGGCGAAAGGCCGCCCAAACGCCCCGGTGACCATTCTGGAATTCACCGATTTCCAATGTCCCTACTGCAAGCGGGCTCAGGAAACCCTTCTTCGGGTGGAGGCCGCTTATCCCAACCAGGTAAAAATCGTGGCCCGACAATACCCTCTTCCTTTTCATAACCGCGCCAAAGCCGCCTCAGAGGCCGCGCTTTGCGCCAAGGAACAGGGAAAATTCTGGGAGATGCGCGAGAAGCTCTTTGAAAAACAGCAGCTAGAAGATGCGGATTTCAAGCGTTATGCACAGGAGCTCCGCTTAGACGGGAAAAAATTCGACCACTGTCTGACGGACCATCGCATGGCGGCGCGCATCGACGCGGACGTGGCCGATGGACAGCGTTTCGGGGTGCGCGGAACGCCTCATTTCTTCGTCAACGGCCAGCCGATCAACGGCGCCCAACCGTATGAAGCTTTTGATCAGGCGATCAAGGATGCTCTTGCGGCAAAAAAGAAATAGGGGCGGCTAGTAAAGCCGTCGGGCGCCGGCGTAATGAAGCTGGAAGTAAGGATCGGAGAGGGCGGTGACGGTCACCCCGTGCTTGTGGCTGGAGGCATGAACAAATTTGTTCCGGCCGGCGTAAACCCCCACGTGAGAAATACCCCGACGGTATGTATTCTTAAAGAAGACCAGATCTCCCGGACGCAACTCGCTCATTTTCACCGACTTGCCGCTCTTGTAGAGCGCGTTGCTGGCTCTCGGGATCTTTTTCAACTTTAAATCCGCATAGACTCGATTCACCAGCCCGGAACAATCTAATCCCTTTTTGGAGCTCCCCCCAAACTTATAACGGGTTCCTTTATAGTGAAGGGCGCGCTCCACGATTTGTCGTCCATTTTTCGTCGGGGGTGCACTCTCTGCCGGTACCAGTGCTGAGCTGGACCGGGACGAACCCATCATCAGCCAGGGATGATGGGAGCGATGTTCCGTATATCCTGAAACAGGAATAAGGAGTCCTGCGAGTACAGTGAATAGAGATAGAGTTCTGGCTTTTTTCATGGTGGCATTTAGGTGTACCGTAAAAGCCGCGGGAAGTCAATGGAAGAGTGTTTACTGAATTAAAAAAACAAGAGGGGCGCCGTCCCGTCCCGAATCGACCTTCACAGAAGATCCTTCCTGGATTTCCCCTCCAACGACTTTCCGGGCTAACGGATCCAGAACCAACCGCTGCAGGGCCCGCTTCAGAGGACGCGCGCCAAAAGCAGGGTCAAAGCCTTCCCGGGCGATGGCGGCTTTCGCGCCATCGGTCACCTTCAGAGTAATGCGCTTATCCTGTAAACGTTTGGCCACTTGCTTCAGCTGAAGTTCAATGATCTGCGAAAGCTGCTTGGGAGTGAGCCGCCGGAAAATCACGATTTCATCGATCCGGTTGAGGAACTCCGGACGGAAATGCGCCTTGAGCGTCTCCTGAATACGTGTTTTGATCTGCTCGATATTCTTTTCTTCCTGAATCCAGTTGGAACCGATGTTGGACGTCATCAGAACGAGGGCGTTGCGGAAGTCTACGGTGCGGCCCTGGCCGTCGGTCAACCGGCCGTCATCGAGGATCTGAAGCAGGACATTAAAGACCTCGTGCGCGGCTTTCTCAATCTCATCCAACAGGATGACGCAATAGGGGCGCCGGCGGACCGCTTCCGTCAGCTGGCCCCCTTCTTCAAACCCGACATAACCGGGAGGCGCGCCGATGAGCCGCGCCACGGAATGCTTTTCCATGTACTCGGACATGTCGATGCGCACCAAGCTGCGCTCATCATCGAAAAGGTCCTCGGCCAGGGCTTTGGCCAGCTCCGTTTTGCCAACGCCGGTCGGCCCCAGAAAAATGAAACTGCCGATCGGCCGTCCGGGATCGGAAAGCCCGGAGCGGGAACGCCGGATCGCGTTGGCCACCACGTCAATCGCTTCGTCCTGCCCGATGACCCGCTGATGAAGCCGTGCCTCAATTTTCAGGAGCTTTTGCATCTCGGTTTCCAGCATTTTGGAAACGGGTATGCCCGTCCATTTGGAGACCACCTGGGCGATGTCCTCTTCATCCACTTCTTCCTTCAGCATCCGGTTCGATTTCTGGAGTTCTTCCAGTTTTTTGTTCAACTGATCCAGATGTTTCTGAACGTCCGGGGTTTTCCCATAGCGGATTTCGGAAGCCGTTCCCAGATCCCCCTCGCGTTCGGCTTTGGCCCCCGCGATCCGGTGTTCCTCCAACTGCTGTTTGGCCTGGCGGATGGCGGTAATGACTTCTTTTTCCTGCTGCCAATGGGCGCGAAGGCCCTTGGACTGCTCCTGCAGCTCCGTGATTTCTCTTTCCATTTTCTTGAGACGATCCACGCTCGGCCCACCCGAGGCGGCTTCTTTTTTGAGGGCGGTCCGTTCCATTTCGAGCTGGCGCAGGCGCCGCTCGACCGCATCCAGCTCCACCGGCATGGAATCCATTTCCATGCGTAGGCGGCTGGCGGCTTCATCCATTAAATCGATGGCTTTGTCCGGCAGGAACCGGTCGGCGATATAGCGATTGGACAGGACCGCGGCCGCGATCAAGGCGCTGTCCTTGATGCGCACCCCGTGGTGGATTTCGTAACGTTCCTTCAGGCCGCGAAGAATGGCGATCGCATCGTCAACCGAGGGTTGCCCGACGTAAACCGTCTGGAAACGGCGCTCGAGCGCCGCGTCTTTCTCGATATGCTTATGGTATTCATCGAGCGTGGTCGCCCCCACGCAGCGCAGCTCGCCACGGGCCAGCATCGGCTTTAACAGGTTGGCCGCATCCACCGCGCCTTCAGCGGCTCCCGCGCCGACCACGGTATGGAGCTCGTCGATAAAAAGAATAACGGCGCCCTGCGCCGCAGAGATTTCTTTCAAAACAGCCTTGAGGCGTTCCTCAAACTCCCCCCGGTACTTCGCCCCGGCGATCAGGGAACCCATGTCGAGCGCGATGACCCGTTTGTTTTTCAGGGTTTCAGGAACATCGCCTGCCACAATGCGCTGAGCGAGTCCTTCCACAATGGCGGTTTTCCCCACCCCGGGCTCTCCGATCAGGACCGGGTTGTTTTTCGTCCGGCGCGCCAGGACCTGGATGACCCGGCGAATTTCTTCATCCCGCCCGATGACCGGATCGAGCTTATTCTGGCGGGCGGCCTGGGTCAAATCCCGCCCGTACAGTTCGATGGCTGATAAGGTTTCTGGTGGCATATAGCTTATTCTAGCACTCTGATTATATAACTGCCAATTATCCTGGTGCAACTCCAGCCGCATCATGTACGATAAGGGCATGGAAAACACATCCGGTCATGGCATAGCAACGGTTGTCCCAGAGGAGATCAAACAATGGAGCTGGGGAGCTTTCCTGCTCAACTGGATCTGGGGGATTAGCAACGGGACCTATATTGCGTTACTCGCGCTGATCCCTTACGTCGGCTTCATTATGGCCATTGTTTTGGGTTTTAAAGGAAACGAGTGGGCCTGGCGGAATAAGCGCTGGGAGAGCGTCGAACAATTTCAACGCGTTCAGAAAAAATGGACTCTTTGGGGAGTAGGGCTCGTGGGCGGCCTTATTGGGTTATCTATTCTCGCAGCGCTGGCTATCCCTTTGCTGGTCCGACGTTAGCTTTCCATCTCAAATTAACGGGGATCCACCCACTTACCGTGGGTTTTGATGAGATCGATCAGACGCTGGTCAGCCTGATCGAAAGGAATCCCTTTTTCAACGCAGGTCCTTCCAACATAGAGGTTAATCCGGCCGGGGGCTCCTCCGACATAGCCAAAATCCGCGTCCGCCATTTCGCCGGGCCCATTAACGATGCACCCCATAATGGCGATCTTCACACCTTTAAGGTGACCGGTCTTCTGTTTGATCCGCTCCGCGGTGCTCTGTAAATCAAACAACGTCCGCCCGCAGGACGGGCAGGTCACAAACTCAGCTTTCGTGATGCGCACGCCAGCCGCCTGAAGCACGTTATAGAGAAGTTCCAGATCCTTGGCCGGTTCCTTCCCCTGCCCAGTCTGAACGCTGTCGCCAATCCCGTCGCAGAGGAGAGCCCCGAACGCGAGGGACGCCTGGAGGCGCTGTTCCTCAAAATTTGGATGTCCCGGTAGACGAAGATGAAAAGGGTAATCCGCTCCTTTCTGCCGTAAGAGCGCCGCCGCCAGACGGGTGTTGGCGATGAGGGCTTGCGCTGTTGGCAATCGGAAAGATAGGAGCAGGTTTTGGTTCCCTTCGCGCTCGCAACATTCGATCCCTTTCACCAGGTTGCGCGCCGGACCCAGAAAACCGGTATGACAGGGCCCTGACTCCAGGACAACCGTGACACCCGCCTCCCGGGCAGACCGGATAAAGACCCGAAACTGGTCGAGACGCTCAGCATCAGGGATCGAGCGCGGGCCGACGTAAGTAGCCGCGTGGACACCAGGAAGACCCTTCGTCATCGTCTGGAAATCGGTAAAACGGCCCCAAAAAGCCAGCCGCGTGGCCTCGGCACCCAGCGCACGACGAACGCTTTTCAAAAATTCCAGGGCCTTCTCGTCCGGAACCGGCCATTCCAGAATTTCAGGAACACTATCATTGTCGGAAGACCGTTGTTTCTCAAAAAAACGAAGAATTTCCTTGACCACCTTCTGGGGATCCGTTTGATCCCCCAGCCAGGGGGACACATCGCTGATGACCCGGACCGCGTTTTCGCCGCCGAGCATAAAGGGGCCGATCGGGATGGTGCGCGTCGTACGGCGGGCATAGTGGTAGAAATTGTCGACGTGGGAAAGGCCATTCAGGCCGTCATCGCGAGGAGCGGCTTCCGCCGCTTGGTCAGGAAGCCGCGACGTGGCGATCTGGCCTTGCGATGGCAGATTGCCACGCGCGCCTTTCCCATCAAACGAAGAGGCCGGCGCGCTCGCAATGACACCCATTGGCTGGTATGGTTTCGCAATCTGAAAAGCCACCGGCATCTCATACTCGGGGTCTTCCGTCAACGAGACGCGGATCGTATCGCCAATTCCGTCGCTGAGCAGGCTGCCGATTCCAATGACGGATTTTATGCGTCCATCCTCGCCATAACCGGCTTCCGTCACTCCCAGATGGAAGGGATAATCCATCCCCTCCTCCTGCAGGCGGACCACCAGGAGCCGGTAGGCGGCAATCATGACTTTCACGTTAGACGATTTCATTGAGAGGATCAGATCGTGGTAATCGTGCTTCCGGCAAATTCGCACAAACTCCAGCGCCGACTCCACCATTCCCTCCGGAGAATCCCCATAGCGGTTCAAAATCCTGTCGGAGAGCGACCCATGATTGGCCCCCAGACGCATGGCCCGTCCAAGGCTTTTGCATTTCAGAACGAGCGGGGTGAAACGTTCTTCAATGCGGACGAGTTCGGCGTGATACTCTTGGTCGGAATACTCTTTGATTTTGAACGTTTTCGAATCGGCATAATTGCCGGGGTTGACACGGATTTTTTCCACATGATCCGCTGCTTCCATCGCGCATTCCGGATTGAAATGGATGTCCGCGACGAGCGGAATCGCCGCATATCCTTTGGCGTTGAGCTGCCGGCGGATGTCCCCCAGCGCCCGGGCGTCCGCCAGGGTGGGAGCCGTCATGCGGACCATCTCGCAACCAGCCTGGACCATCCGGATGGCTTGGGCCACCGTTGCGTTCACGTCGGCGGTCGGCGTCGTGGTCATCGACTGGATACGGACAGGGTTTTCTCCTCCTACCCCGATCTTCCCCACCTTCACCACCCGCGTCTTTCGACGGTGATAATGAAAAAGGTCCGGGACAAACGGTCTATCCATATAATTAATTATAGCAGGGTCAGGGAATGGAGGGGCCGTTGACCACGGTCCAATACAAGGCCCAACGGTTCTTTTTTTCACGGTCAGCCACGATAACAGAGACCCGACCGGGTGCCAGCCCGACAAGCTGAGGAGTTGAAGGATTGATGAGGCGTTCGACGACCGCTTGCCCGACCTCCCCCAGGAGAGGCTGTGCGTTGGCGTCGACTTCCTGCACGTAAACACCGGAACCGCTGGAACGATTATCCAGCCAAGCAGCGAAAACACCGTCCCGCCCGTTATCCGCCAGCGCGACATGCCCCTGATCACTTCCAGCGGGAGCCAGCGGAAGCCCGAGGGGGTCAGGATCGACCGGCTTGCGCGATGAAAGGGACTCCGCGAATACCTGCCAATGGGTCTGGTTTCGATAGTCTTCCCACCCCATCCAAACCGTTCCTTCTCCATCTCCAAACAACGACGGGTTCCATTGATCGCTGTTCCCGAACGATAGAGGAACACCTTCCGGAGCCCAACGAAAATGGCCCGTGGCGGAAAGGGACTGCATAAAAAGACGGTTCGCTCCCGAGCGGGCCCCCAGCCAGGCGATGGCTGCGCCGCCGTCTCCTCCCGGCGACAGAAGCGGTCGCTCATGGGCCGCCCCAGCCGGCGCGGTGACCACGATCCCTTCCTCACCCCAGAGCCGATCGCCCTGATAATCCATCCGCTGGGATTGGATTTGAGAAGCGTTTTCACGAAAATCCTTCCAAGCCACAATCGCTCCCGCCTGACCATCGGTCACGACCGCCGGATTTCTTTGATCCGAAGGCCGGAGCGAAACGCGCAAACCCTCCGGACGCCACAAAAGGGTGCCGTCGGCGTTTACGTGCTGGGCGATCAGAACCTGGCGGGAGGCCATGCGTTTTTCAGACCAAACGACATAAGCTCCTCTTGCGGCATCCGACACCCCGGCAGGAGAGGCGCAACTCCCCGTCGAAAGCAGCACCGCAGGTTGTCCAGGCCAGAGGGGTTTTCCATCAGAGCTAAATCGTTGAGCGAAGAGTCCCGTGGCATTCGTCCAGGACAGGGCCAATCCACCCTGGCCATCCGGGAAAGCATCCCACGCGTCCGCGTCCGGCAACTGCTCGGCCAACAAATTCCCCGGCAAGCTCCAGAAAGCTTTTCCATCCGGCCCCACGCGCTGGGCCACAAGTGAAAATGCTCCATTCTGCTCATGCGTCCAGACCACGAAGAACCCGCCATGATCGTCCTCCAGACTCCGGTAAAGAAAGCGCCCGCTTTCTTCTACCCAGATGGGCGTACGGCCGGGAGAAGGGATCCGCCCCTGGCCATAAAGCAGGGCGGACATCCCCAGGAGGGGCAACACAAGGAAAGCTGATCTCCAGCGGTTCATTTTCCCCCGTCATCCCCCGCGGGTTCTGGCGGGGGATCTATACATCCATGGTGGATCCCCGGCCAGTGGCTGCCGGGGATGACGACTTTATATTATCAAACCTTTGCTTGACGGGTCCGAAAGGGCTCGACTATACTAACGTCGTTATGGACGAACAAATTTATATCACTCGACGGGGCTATCACAAACTTCAAGAGGCTATGGAAGCGCTGAAAAAGCGGCGGCCGTTGATCTCGCACGAAATCAAAGAGGCTCGCGAGAAAGGTGACTTAAAGGAAAACGCGGAGTATCACGCCGCCAAAGAAGAAATGGCGCATAACGAACGCCGCATTCAGGAAATTGAATTGAAGCTGGGAGGCGCCCGGATTTTAGAAGACCAGGGCGATCTTCCAACGGACAAAGCCTACATCGGCGCGACGGTGACCGTAACAGACGACACCCGCACTGAGATGCGCTATACCCTTGTGGATTCTTCCGAATCCGACCCGTCCAATGGCCTGATTTCCATTAGCTCTCCGATTGGCAAGAGCCTCCTCGGCCAGGCCATCGGGGCGATCGTGACCGTCCCGGTCGGCAAAAACGGTTACAAACTCACCATCACCGCCATCACCCGCGGCTAAAGACCCGACTTATAGGCCCCGATCCGAACCCGAATGTTTTCGGCGTGGTTCCCTTTTGGAAAACGCACCAAATAGTCTTCGTGTTTCTGAATCAGTTCAACCCGAGAAAGCCGATTTTCTTTATGAATACACTCCAGATAGCCGACATACGCATCTTCAGCAAACGATGAAGACGGGTATTGGTCAGCAACACGAATAAAGTAAGTCGCGGCGGTTGTGAGATTTTGCTTGATGTAATACCCCTGCCCCACGTAATACTCGACCGGCGGGACCCAGTTCGGATCCGGATGCTGATCCAGATAGCGCAACAGCAAGCCTCTTCTGACAACAACGCTACCGGCAACAAAACTCCCGGCCAGGATCGCGAAAATCAGAATGATTTTTTTGAGCATATTTCAATGTACAAAAATCATTTTTACTTTGCTAATCCGTCCATCAGGACAGATCCCGTATCTCGGGACGGATCACGTAAAGAATGGCCGTATAAAATCCCAGCAGACTTCCCTGAATCAGAAGCGTACGGGGCGCTCCGACATGGTTGGCCATCCAGCCTGCCAAAAGATTCCCGAAGGGCATCGTCCCTCCGAAACAAAAGATGAACAGGCTCACGGCACGTCCCCGGAGATGATCCGGGACAGAGGTCTGGACCAACGTATTGATCACGGAAGTAAAACTGACCATGGCGTATCCGGCGGCGACCAGGCAGAAAAGAGAAAAATAAAGACGGTGGGAAACGGAAAATCCAATACAGGCCAGAGAAAAGACCAGAACGGACATCAGAACATAATTGCCTTTCCTCGGAAAATCCGCCAGATAAGCCACCCGAAACCCGCCCAACACGGCGCCGGTCCCGAAAGCCCCCACCAGCCATCCCAGGCCAACGACTCCAATCCTGAGAATATCCCGGGCAAAAACAGGCAACAAGATGACCAGCGGGACCCCCAACAGACTCGTCATAGCCAAGGTCAGAAGCAGCCACAAGAGCGCTCGCGCACCACGCATGTAACGGAATCCGTCCGTCAGGTCTTTCCAAAAACCGGAAAAACCGCTTCCAACAGCAAGATGTTTGGGTTGTATTTGGATAAAGGAAAGGGCCGCGATCACCGCCAAAAAACTGACCGCATTGGCATAAAAACAACCAGCGGTTCCAAAAAAGGACAACCCCAACGCCCCAATCAGGGGGCCGATGGTTCGCGCAAAATTAAACTGAGCGGAATTCAGAGCAATCGCATTCGAAAGATTTTTGCGTTCAACCAACTCACCTAAAACGGCCTGGTAGACAGGCCAGGCAATCGATTGGGTCACGCCTGTACAAAACGAAAGCAGGATGATTTGCCACACCCTCACCCGATGGAACTGGGTTAAAACCGCCAGGAGAAGCGCTAATCCAAGAAAAACAACCTGTGTTCCTAGCAAGAGCCGCCGCCGGTTAAACCGGTCCGCGATGACGCCCCCCCAAAAAGCAAAAACAGAAAGCGGGATGGATGCGGCAAAACCGTCCAGCCCAAGATAAAAGGGGGAGTTGGACAGATCCAGCACCAGCCAGGCCTGGGCCAAACTCTGCATCCACGCTCCGATNNNNNNNNNNATATTGGAAAGGAAAGCTCCGAGCAGGAAGAATCGAAAGGATTTTTGGCCCAAGGCCGCGCCCACGCGCTTCAAGGGACGTAGCGTCAGGTCTTCCGGGAACAATCTACTCGAATTTTTGGGAAAGGTCGAGGGAAATGCCGGGCCCCATGGTGGCAGCCAAGGTCATGCTTTGAAGGTATTGGCCTTTGGACGCGGCGGGTTTGGCCATAACCAGGGCATGAATGATGGCTTTCGTATTTTCAGCGATCTTCTCAGGTGAAAAACTGGCTTTGCCAACCACCGTGTGGATGATCCCGGCTGGATCCAACTTGAACTCAATACGACCCGCCTTCAACTCTTTGACCGCACGCGCGATGTCAAAGGTCACTGTTCCAGCCTTCGGATTGGGCATCAGCCCCTTCGGGCCCAGCACCTTTCCGAGTTTCGAAAGATCTTTCATCGCATCCGGGGTCGCCACGATCACGTCAAAATCAAGCCAGCCTTTAGAAATTTTCTCAATGATATCGGCGTCCCCGAAAGCGTCGGCGTCGGCCTGCTCCGCTTCCTTGAGTTTTTCACCCTTGGCAACCACGACGACGCGCTTGCTTTGTCCTGTCCCATGCGGCAAAACCACCGTGCCACGGACATTCTGGTCCGACTGTTTCGGATCCACACCGAGTTTCACATGCAATTCGATGCTTTCATCAAATTTAGCGGTTGCCGTCTTCTTGACCAAGTCGGCGGCCTCATGGATCGCATACTTTTTGGCAGGATCAACAATTTTTCCCTTCTCTAAGGCTGCGAGTCGTTTCCCCATAAAAATTTCCTTATTCTGTAATCTCAATGCCCATGCTTCGGGCGGTACCGGCCACCATTCGAACAGCGGCATCCAGGCTATTGGCATTTAAATCCGGCATTTTTTGTTTGGCGACTTCCTCCGCTTGTTTCCGTGTGATCTTGGCCACCTTATTGCGGTTCGGTTCACCCGAACCCTTGGCCAGACCCGCCGCCTTCTTCAGAAGCGCAGAAACCGGGGGCATCTTGGTGATAAACGTAAAGGTCCGGTCTTCGAATATCGTAATGACCGCCGGGATGACCATCCCGGGCTCATTGCTCTTCGTGCGCTCGTTAAACTGCTTGCAAAAATCCATGATATTGACGCCGTGCTGGCCCAGCGCAGGGCCGACCGGCGGCGCCGGATTGGCGGCACCGGCTGGAATTTGCAATTTAATTTGCGTTTTAACTTTTTTTGGAGGCATAAACAATTCCTTCGATTGTAGGGGTCGACCGCTGTCGACCCGTCATTAAATGCGATTCAAACACGGGCGCACAGCGGTGCGCCCCTACGATTACAATTTTTCTACCTGTAGAAAATCCAGTTCCACAGGCGTCGGGCGACCGAAGATGGATACCATCACCTTCAGTTTGCCGCGCTCTTCATTCACCTCTTCCACAACACCGATGAAGTGGCGGAAAGGACCATCGATGATCCGGACGTTCTCTTCTTTGTTAAAGGTGACGGCCGGCCGTGGTTTCTGCTGGGGTTGAGCCGTCGTCAGATCCAATAGATTCTTGACCTCCGCCTCCGGCAAAGCAATGGGCATGTTCCCACCCAAAAAACCGGAGACTCCCGGGGTATTCCGAATGGTCCAATAGGTCTCATTATCCACCAGCATGTCCACGATGACATAGCCGGGGAAAAATTTGCGTTTCTTGACCTGCTTGCGGTTCCGTTTAATTTCCATCACTTCTTCGGTCGGTATGAGGACTTTGTGGATTTTGCTCTGGAGGCCGATATTCTCGATCGTCTTCTCCAAAGAAGCCTTCACGCGATCCTCATGTCCCGAATAGGTGTGAATCACATACCATGCTCGTTCAGCCATCGTATTTATCCAATCCTGAAGAGAATTCCAGCTACAAACAACAACACTCGATCAATCAAAGCGACGTAAACCGCCACCAACACCGTTAAGATGATTACGACGACGGTTGACGCCAGCATTTGTTGACGAGTGAGCCACGTCGCGAGTTTTAACTCGTGATACGCTTCCTGTAGAAACCGCGTGAATTGATCGAACATTAAAAC
Above is a window of Elusimicrobiota bacterium DNA encoding:
- the rplK gene encoding 50S ribosomal protein L11 — translated: MPPKKVKTQIKLQIPAGAANPAPPVGPALGQHGVNIMDFCKQFNERTKSNEPGMVIPAVITIFEDRTFTFITKMPPVSALLKKAAGLAKGSGEPNRNKVAKITRKQAEEVAKQKMPDLNANSLDAAVRMVAGTARSMGIEITE
- the secE gene encoding preprotein translocase subunit SecE; this translates as MFDQFTRFLQEAYHELKLATWLTRQQMLASTVVVIILTVLVAVYVALIDRVLLFVAGILFRIG
- the nusG gene encoding transcription termination/antitermination protein NusG, with the translated sequence MAERAWYVIHTYSGHEDRVKASLEKTIENIGLQSKIHKVLIPTEEVMEIKRNRKQVKKRKFFPGYVIVDMLVDNETYWTIRNTPGVSGFLGGNMPIALPEAEVKNLLDLTTAQPQQKPRPAVTFNKEENVRIIDGPFRHFIGVVEEVNEERGKLKVMVSIFGRPTPVELDFLQVEKL